GCCGTGTGACTTCCACGCGCTCACGCTGCAGGTGGTGGAGGAGGCGCGCACGGCGCACCCGGAGCGCACCATCCAGGTGGAGCAGGTGGGGGACGGGCAGGGGGCGTGGGACTCCGACCGGATGGCGCAGGTGCTGTCCAACGTCCTGGGCAACGCGCTGAAGTACAGCCCGGAGGACACGCCGGTGCGCGTGGAGAGCCGGGGCGAGCCGGACGCCGTGGTGGTGCACGTGCGCAACGGGGGCGACCCCATTGCCCCGGAGATGCTCCCGCGCATCTTCGAGCCGCTCCAGCGCGGGACGACGGTGGGGCGCTCCGAGCGCAGCATCGGGCTGGGGCTCTACATCGTACGGCAGTTGGTGCTGGCGCACGGCGGGACGGTGGACGCGCGATCGTCCGCGGCGGAGGGCACGGTGTTCACCGTGCGCCTGCCGCGTTCATTCACCCGGGACACGGTGTCGCCGTAGGCCCTTGCCCGCCACGTGGAAGGTGGACGCATGTCGAAGCCGCTGGAAGTCGTGAACGCCGTGCTGGACGCGGGCTTCGAGGGCCTGGGCCCGCTGTGCAGCGCGACGGCGCTGGCGGACGAGTACCTGCGCGACACGCGCTACGCGCACCACGAGGCGCGCGTCGATTCGCTCATCCACTGGGAGACGGGGAAGCTGTTCACCACGGGCTTCGTCTCCGGGCTGGGCGGCCTGCTCACCCTGCCGGTGTCGCTGCCCGCGGGCCTGGGCGTGTCGTGGGCGGTGCAGGCGCGGCTGGTGGGGGCCATTGCCCGCATCCACGGGCACGACGTGGAGGAGGACCGCGTGCGGACCCTCACGCTGCTGGCCATCGTGGGGGACATTGGCAAGGAAGTGGTGAAGCAGGCCGGTATCGAAATCAGCCAGCACCTGGGCATGCGCGCGCTGGAGGCCGTGCCGAAGCAGGCGCTGAGCAGCATCAACCGCGCGGTGGGCTTCCGGCTGGTGAGCAAGGCGTCGCAGAAGGGCGTCGTGAACCTGTCCAAGGTGGTGCCGCTGGCCGGTGGGCTGGTGGGCGGTGCGGTGGACGCGCTCGCGTGCCGCGCGGTGGGGGCCACGGCCCGGCGGTTGTTCTCGCCAGGACCGGGGGCCCTGGTGCCCGTGTCGCCTGGATGACCGGGCGCGGGGCTTGTCGTTGACGGTGGGCCTGCGCGCTGGAGTCATCCGGGCGCATGGGCCGCCTCCTTGTCCTCCTCGCCGCGCTGGGCCTCTGTGTGGGGGGCTGCCGGCGCTCGTCCGACGAAGCGGGCACCGGGGGCCGCACCCGCATCGTCTTCAAGTTTCAGCCGCTGTGGGGGGACCCGAAGCCGTTCCGTGAGTTGCTGGCGCAATATGAGCGCGCCAATCCGGACGTGGAGCTGGTGACGGAGGCGCTGCCGAACGCGTCCGACCTGGCGCACCAGTTCTTCCTCACGTCGTTGCAGGGCGGGGCCACGGACTTCGACGTGCTGGTGGCGGACGTCGTCTGGGTGCCGGAGTTCGCTCGCGCGGGCTGGGTGGCGGACCTGTCCGAGGAGTTTCCTCCCGAGCGCCTGCGCGAGGAGTTCCTGCCCGGGCCGGTGGACGCCGTCGTGATGAACGGGCGCACGTACGCGGTGCCCTGGTACGTGGACGTGGGCGTCCTCTACTACCGCACGGACCTGGTGCCTCGCGCGCCGCGCACCTACGAGGAGCTGCGGCGCTTCACCCGCGACGCGATGGCGAAGTCGCCCGGCATCCAGGGCTACGTGTGGCAGGGCCGGCAATATGAGGGCCTCACCTGCAACGTGTACGAGGCCATCTGGGGCCACGGCGGGCAGTCGCTGGGAGCGGACGGACGGGTGCTGCTGGAGACGGAGCCCGCGCGCGAGGCGCTGGCGTACCTGCATGGGCTCATCGCGGACGGGCTGTCTCCCCAGACGGTCACGGGCTTTGGCGAAGAGGAGTCCCGGCGCGTGTTCCAGGAGGGGCGCGCGGTGTTCATGCGCAACTGGCCGTATGCGTGGAGCGAGGCGCAGGCGGAGGGCTCGCCCATCCGGGGCAAGGTGGGCATTGCGCCGCTGCCGACGAAGGATGGACAGCCGGGGTGGGGGACGCTGGGCGGTTGGCAGCTCGCGGTGAACGCGCATGTGTCGCCCGCGCGGCGCAAGGCGGCGGCTCGGCTCATCGCGCACCTGACGTCGCCGGAGGCGAACCGCGTGCTGGCGCTGCACTACGCGCGCAACCCGCCCCGCCTGGCGCTGTATGACGACCCGCAGCTGCGCGCCGAGGAGCCGTTCATCGCGAGCCTGAAGGAGGCGCTGGTACGGGCGCGCCCCCGGCCGGTGACGCCGTACTACCTGCTCATCGCGGACGTGCTCCAGAGCGAGTTCTCCGCCGCGGTGGCGGGCCTGCGGACTCCGGAGGTGTCGCTCACCCGGGCGCAGAAGCAGGTGGATCACCTGACCGGCGAGCAGCCTCCGGAGGTGGAATGAGGGCCGTGGGGTCGCAGGCCCGGGAGCGGCGGCAGGCGTACCTGCTGGTGGCGCCGGCTGTGTTGGTGCTGGCCGTGGTGGCGCTGTACCCGGTGCTGGCCGCGATGTGGCTGAGCCTGCACCGCTTCATCCTGGTGTTCGGCGAGCGGCGCTTCACGGGGCTGGAGAACTACGTCTACCTGATGGGGGACGCGCGCTTCTGGTCCGCGCTGGGGAACACGGCGTACTTCACGGCGGTGGCGGTGACGGTGGAGCTGCTGCTCGCGGTGCCGCTGGCGCTGCTGCTCAACCGCGCGTTCCCGGGGCGGGGCCTGCTGCGCGCGTCGGTGCTGGTGCCGTGGGCGATTCCCACGGTGGTGAGTGCCCGGCTGTGGGCGTGGATGTTCAACCCGGACTACGGGCTCATCAACCGGCTGCTGGGCGGCGCGGAGGTGAACTGGCTGGGAGCGCCAGGGTATGCGTTGCACGCGGCCATCCTGGTGGACGTGTGGAAGACGACGCCCTTCGTGGCGCTGCTGGTGCTGGCGGGGTTGCAGGGCATTCCGGAGGACCTCTACAAGGCGGCGCGCGTGGACGGGGCGTCGGGGTGGCGGCAGTTCCGGTCCATCACGATTCCCCTGCTGAAGCCCGCGCTGCTCCTGGCGGTGCTGTTCCGGTCGCTGGACGCGTTCCGCGTGTTCGACGCCATCTACGTGCTGACGGAGGGCGGGCCCGCGAACACGACGGAGACGCTGAGCATCTACGCGTACAAGACGCTGATGCGCTCCGGGGACTTCGGGTACGGCAGCACGCTGTCGGTGGCGACGTTCCTGTGCGTGGTGCTGCTGGCGGTGGTGTGGCTGCGCTGGCTGGGGCGCGAGGAGGGGCGGCGATGAAGCGGCCAGGGCTGGGCACGGCGCTGGCCGTGGTGGCGTTCCTCACGTTCTTCCTGGGGCCGTTCCTGTGGCAGGTGCTCACGAGCCTGTGGCCGGACGGCGAGCTGACGCGGCCGTGGCCTTCGCACCTGACGGGGGCGAACTACGAGAGCGTGTTGTTCGGGCGGCCGTTCCTGTGGGCGGTGTTGAACTCGCTGGTGGTGGCGACGCTGACGACGGTGTTCTGTCTCACGGTGGGGGCGTCCGCGGCGTTCGCGCTGGCGAAGCTGGAGTTTCGGGGGAGGGGACTGCTGCTGTCCGCGGCGCTGGGCGTGTCGATGTTCCCGCCCATCGCGACGGTGAGCCCGCTGTACCTCATCCTCAACGCGGTGGGCCTGCGGGACAGCCTGGTGGGGCTGGCGCTGCCGTACACGACGTTCGCGCTGCCGTTGACGCTGTGGGTGCTGACGTCGTTCTTCCGCCAGCTGCCGGATGAGCTGTACCGCGCGGCGCGGGTGGATGGGTGCACGCCGGTGGGCGCGTTCCGGAGGGTGCTGTTGCCCCTGGCGGCGCCGGGGCTGGCGACGACGGCCATCCTGGTCTTCATCTTCGCGTGGAACGAGTTCCTCTACGCGCTGACGTTCCTGTCCACGCCGGAGAAGCGCACGGTGCCGGTGGCCATCAGCCTCTTCGCCAGTGAGTACAAAGAACCGTGGGGAGAGATCGCCGCCGCGTCGGTGGTGGCCACGCTGCCGCTGGTGGTGCTCACGGTGTTGTTCCAGCGGCGCATCGTGTCCGGGCTCACGGCCGGCGCGGTGAAGGAGTAAGCCTAGGGTCTGACAGCTTCGACCTCCGCCCAGAGGCGCTTGTCTTCCAGCGCTGTGTCCAGCGGCGCACGGCGCTCCGCGATTCGCAGGAGCACGGCGGCCAACTGGTCCAGGTGCATGGGCTTCAACTTGTGCAGCAGCGGCAGCTTGCCCAGCGTGTGCAGGATGCCGGGCGGCGCGTGGTATTCGCCCTCCAGCGCTGGGGGTCGCACCATCGTGTAGGGGATGCCGCTCTCCCGGACGATGCGCTCCGCTTCCGCCTTGGCCTTGAGGTACGCGCCCACCGGGCTTCCCGCTCCCACCGACGTGAGCAGGATGAAGTGGTCCACCCCCGCCGCCTTCGCAGCGTCCACCAACTGCCGCGTGGTGCCGATGTCGCTCGTCTCGTAGGTATCCCCCGCAGCGAAGCGCTTGCGCATCGTTCCGATGAGCTGGAGCACCGTGGTGCTGCCCTTCATCGCCTCCACCAGCGCGGGTCCGTCCGCCAGCTCCAGCACCGCCTTCTTCGGCCAGTGGCACGCGGGCTCCGTGCCCGCGCTCCTGGGGCGCACGTGCGGCGTCACGGAGATGCCCTGGGCCAGGGCCTGCCGCATCAGCGTGCGGCCCGTCGCGCCCGTGGCGCCCGCGACGAAGAGATGACGAGGAGCTGCGCTGCTCATGGCGATGCCTCCCGGGCCTTCCCTCTGCGCGGCCCTGGAGCACTTCTTGAGCACACGGCCCGCCCCTTGCCCACTGTTTCCCGGGGCCCCGCGTGAAAGCGGACAGCCGGTCCCTAGCGGTTCGCCTGCTCTGCCTGGACCTCGCGCGCCTTCGTGAGGTCGTCAAGGAAGATGGCCTCCAACTGACGTGCCGCCTCCATGTCCTCCAGGACGAGTGAACCTTCTTCCAGCAGGTTGAACGACAGCGCGTCGTAGTTGATGGATCCCACCAGCACGAGCCGGTCGTCCACCAGCATCGTCTTCGCGTGCATCATGGACGGCTGGTACTCCCAGAGGCGCACGCCCGCCGCCCGCAGCGTGTCGTAGGTCTGGCGCTGGAGCACCGTGATGGCCCGCTGATCATTCTTGTCCCCTGGCGCCAGCACCCGCACGTCCACGCCCGCGCGTGCCTTCTCCACCAGCAGCGCCGTCAGCGCGTCGTTGGGCGTGAAGTACGCCTGCGAAATCCACAGCCGCTTCTTCGCCGCCTTCACCATCAGCTGCGTCAGCCGCTCCGCGCGCGTCACCTCCGGGTTCGCCGTGCTGCTGACGAAGGCCGCCCAGCCTTCGCCCGCGGCGTCCAGGCCGGGCTGCTCCACCGACAGCGTGGGGAAGTCCGACTGGGGCAACAGCTCGCCCGTCGACTCCTGCCAGTTCTCCGCGAACGCCTGCTGGAGCTGCGCCACCACCGGGCCCTGGACCCGGACGTTGGTGTCGCGCCATTCCTTTTCGTTGCGCGCGTCGCCCAGCCACTCGTCCTGGATGGCGAGCCCGCCGGTGATGGCCACCTTGCCGTCCACCACGACAATCTTGCGGTGGTTGCGCGCCAGGTTCTCGTCCGCCGGCAGCGGGCGGAACAGGTGGGCTTCGCAGCCGGCCGCCTCCAGCCGGGGCTTCACCTCCGTCTCGAAGGGGCCGCTGCCCAGCGGATCCACCAGGACGCGGCAGTGCACGCCCTTCTTGGCCCGCTCGGCCAGCGCTTCAATCATGCGGTCGGACGCACGGCCCGGCCGCCAGATGAACATCACGATGTGGATGGAGGCGCGGGCGCGGCCGATTTCTTCCACCATCACGTCGAATACGGCGCCGTTGTTCGCCCACCGGATGCGGTTGCGCGGCTCCATCCGCACACCCGTCGTCTGGTACAGCGCCGATGCGAAGCCCGCCCCACGCGACCCCACCTGCCCCGTGAGCTGGAATGGACGGGACGACTCCTTCGTGTTGCACGCGGACGGACATCCCGCGAGCAGCAACGCCCCCATTACTCCCCCCAACCATCGTCCGCCCTTGCCCACGCCCGTGCCCGCGCCTCCTGAGCTTCAGGGGTAGGCACCCCCGGGTGACGTGTCACCCGTGAGCGCGAGACGAGTGTTCTCTGTCCACGGAGTGGGTGTGCGCACGGTGCGGTGAGGTAGGCATGTCGATCTCCGGCGACGTGGGCCGTCTTTTTCGACGAAACCCCGCTGACCTCCGAAAGGTCCATCCCATGGCCCGCTACCTGATGCTGTTGCACGAGAACCCCGCCACCTTCGCCGCCATGTCCCCCGCCGAGTTGCAGGCCATCGTGGAGGAGTACGCCCGATGGAGTGATGGATTGCTCCAGGAGGGCCGCCTGCTCCAGGGCGAGAAGCTGCGCGACGAGGGCGGCCGGCGCCTGAAGCCGCAGGGCGGACAGGTGCTCGTGTCGGACGGGCCGTACGCGGAGGTGAAGGACGTGGTGGGCGGCCTCTTCATCCTGTCCGCGGATTCGTATGACGCCGCCGTGGCCCTGGCCCGGACGTGCCCGCACCTGCGCTACGGCGGTGAAGTCGAGCTTCGCGCCATCGAAGAGGTCTGACGGCGTGTCCTCAGCGGCGCAGGCGCTAGAGCTGGCCTTTCGCGAGTGGTCCGCGGGGCTCGTCGCGTCCCTGGCCCGGCGCGTGGGGCTGGGACGGTTGGACCTGGCGGAGGACTCGGTGCAGTTCGCCATGCTCCAGGCGGCGCGGACATGGGGCTTCCACGGCATCCCGGAGCAGCCGCGCGCATGGCTGCTGCGGGTGGCGCTGAACCGGCTGACGGACCTCTCGCGGCAGCGCGCGCCGGAGGTGGGCTCGGAGGCCGTGGAGGAGGCCGGGCCTCCGGAGGATGCGCCCACGCGCTTCGCGGCGGAGCTTCCGGATGATGCGCTGCGGTTGCTCTTCGCGTGCTGCCATCCGGGGCTCTCTCGCGAAATGCAGGTGACGCTCACGCTGAAGGTGGCGTGTGGCTTCTCCGTGCGAGAGGCCGCCGCCGCGCTGCTCGCGGACGAGCCCACCGTTGCGCAGCGGTGGGTGCGCGCGAAGCGGACGCTGCGCACCTGCCGCGCCACGCTGGAGGTGCCTGCTCCGGAAGCGCTGCCGGAGCGGCTGGACGCGGTGCACGCCGCGCTCTACCTGCTCTTCAACGAAGGCTACGAAGCCTCCGAGGGCCACGACCTGTCCCGCGCGGAGCTGTGTCTGGAGGCGCTGCGTCTGGCGGAGGTGCTGCTGTCGCATCGGGGAGTCGCGACGCCGGAGGGCCATGCGCTGGCGGCGCTGTTCTGCTTCCGCGCCGCGGGGCTCCCGGGCCGCGTGGATGCACGGGGCGCGTTCGTGCCGCAGGAGGCGCGGACCGGGACGGAGTCGTCGCCCCTGTTGATTGCGCGAGGGCTGTGGCACCTGCGCGCCTCCATGGGGACGGTGCTGACGCCGCTGCACCTGGAGGCGGAGATCGCCCTCGTGCACGCGAAGACATCCACACCGGGGCCGGAGGACAGCGCCCGGTTGCTGCGGCTGTACGACGCGCTGCTTGCCCTCAAGCCGTCGCCCATCGTCGCGCTGGGACGGGTGGTCGCGCTGTCACGCGTGCGCGGGCCGGCCGAGGCGCTGGAGGCGTTGGGCCGCTTGCGTTCGGAGGCCGTGCTGCGGCGGTACCCGTATCGCTTCGCCGTGGAGGGCATGCTGCTGGAACAGGTAGGGGCGCGGGGCCGGGCTGCGGATTGCTTCCGTCAGGCCGCGGCGCTGGCGCGGACGCCTCCGCAGCGGGAGTACCTGCTCTCCCGGGCCCGAGCCTGCGAGTAGGGAGCCGCGTGCTACCGTCCCGCTTTCGTCGAGACACCGGGAGCGGACATGGCGCTGAGCACATCGGATGACTTCAAGTCGGACCTGGGCCTGGATCCCCATCACCTGCTGCCCATCGTGTCGCGATTGAATGACTTCGTCCGGCCGTTCTGCGTCGCGCTCGATGCGTTCCATGCGGACTGGAGCGGCTGGGGCAAGGCCTCGTACTTCTTCACGGGCAAGCAGGCGTGGGTGGACGGGAAGCTGAAGGCGCTCGATACGGCGGAGCACCTGCTGTACCGGATCTGCGACCTGGAGCAGGAGCGGCTTGCCCATTCCAAGGCGTCGCGGCTGCTGTTGATGCGGCTGCTGGTGGAGATCCAGGAGTCGCACATCGAGATGGTGGACTACGTCCACACGAACAACCTGAAGCTCTTCACTCTGGATCGCGGGACGTTGGGGACCGCCGCGTTGAATCAGCTGGACGCGGACTGGGATGCGCTGCGCAACGGCACGGGCGCGGTGAAGCTGCCGGTCGGCCCGCAGTACGCGCGCGGCAACCGCGAGGTGCGCGCCATCCACGCCCGGCTGTTGTCGCGGCCGCACGGCCGGGAGTTGATGCGGTGGATCCTCGAGGACACGGAGGAGCAGCCGGAGTGGCCGGTGACGTTGGTGCTCACCCAGGCCTTCACGCCCTCCGCCAACTTCCGGCAGAAGGTGGTGGTCAACAAGCAGCGGCTGGTGGCGACGTCCGAAGAGCTCACGCGCTTGAAGAGCGAATACGAAGGGATGAGCCAGGAGCTGACCCGCATGGAGGAGGACGCGCGGCAGGGCAGTGAGAGCTGGGGCGAGCTGCGCAAGCGTCTGGCGTCGTCGTCGAGGCCCTACGCGGACCTGGGGACCCGGCGCGATACCGTGGACACGCGCATCGGGGAACTGGAGGTGGAGCTCGGCTGGTACGACGAGGACGGCCACGGCGAGGACTACCTGCTGAGCGAACCGGCGCCAGGGCTCGCGGGCAAGGGTTCCGGACGCGGCTCCCGGCTCAGCCTGCGCTCCGGGCTGCGCGACAGCACGCAGCGCAACTATTCCCGCGCCCAGCATCCCATCCCCGCGCCGGCGTTCATCGTCTACGGGCACGAGCTCATCCACGTCCTGCAGAACCGCTATCCGACACGGATGGTGCTGGAGCCCCAGGCGTACGCGCGCGAGCACACGAAGCACGGCTACAGCAACACCACGGAGCACGAGACCATCCGCGCGCTGCGCAAGGTCCGCACGGGCGAGCACCTGCCCTTCTACGAGAACAAGCTCCGTGACGAGCACCAGCTCACGAAGCGCAAGCACCACACGGGCACCTCTGCGTTCGAGTTGGGTGAGACGGACTGACGGGGCTGCCGTGGCCACCAGTCATCGAGGGCAGCGGATGGTGCGAAGTGGGGCGGTCTTGCTGCTGCTGCTGGTCACGGGATGTGCATCCGAGCCGCGTGCGCGGAGCTTGCGCTACGCGACGGGTGGGACGTCCGTCTTCTCTGGGGCGGCGCAACGACCTGTGCATCGCGAGGGCGCGCGTGAAAGCGATGCCCTGACGCGCGATGCGGTCCTCGCGGGCATTGCCGACGTGAAGGGCTCGCTCGGTAGCGTTGAGGCCGCGCTTTCCAAGCTGGCGAATCGTCCTCCGCCTCTCTTGGGATGGAGCCTCAAAGGCGTCTTCACCCGCTACCTCGACCACGGCTCCAGTCAGGTGACGTGGATGAAGGGTTCGCTTGGGAGTGCCACGGGGTTGACTCGCGTGGCCTCGGACGTGGAGGACGCGAGCATGGAGCAGGGGCTCCTGCGCATGACGGGGCCGAAGCTCCAGGCGGCCCTGTTCGGCAGCCTGCTGCTGGCCACCTGGGTGGACTTCCTCCACCTCGCGGATGCCGTGCTCCGGAACTGTCCGACGTGCAGTGTCGAGAAGCTCTTCGTCGACCTGCATCGCGTGCAGGAGTTGATGGAGCCCGCGTTGGCGGACCTCGCCTCCCAGGACCCGGAGCGGGTAGAGGCGGCTGCGGTCGCGATGCCCGAGTTGATGGGGAAGCTGACCCGTGAGTTCGACGCGATCCATCGGGAGACCCGCGCGAGCATGAAGCTCGGCGAGCAGGTCGTCGCGGCGGTGCGCGCGGTGGAGATGGTCGCCATGATCTCCACGCTGAAGGTGTCGCTGCCGCGGTTGCCTCCTTCCGCGCCTGCGACGCTGGGCGTGGGCTTCGTGATGAGTTCAGGCGGAGTCATGACGGGCTCGCGGCTGGTGGTCTCCGCCGAATGGGTGGAGATGATGCGAAGGCTGGTGCGGGCGGGCGTCATCTCCGTCCCCGCCGTCAGCTCGGCTGTTCTCATCCACGGTGGGCAGGTGCTGATGGCGCAGGCGCCTCGGGACCTGCCCAAGGGCGTGCGTGAAGCGCTGGGGGACAGCCCCGAGGTTCGTGCCATGCATCAAACCGGCAGGGCAGGGGCGGGGATGTCCGATGCCCCGAAACATCATGTGCTGCCGCAAGAGCACCGTGAATGGTTCGAACGGCGCGGCTTCAAGGGCGACATGAACATCGACAAGTTCTGTGTCCGAATGGAGCGGGCCCACCACGAGGCGATTCACGGTGGAGGAAACTGGAAACAGGGACGCAAGTGGCCCGGCGAGTGGAATCGGATGATCATGGAGGCATTGAGTGAAGCTGAAGTCGAAGTTGGCCGCATGCTGACGCGAAATGAGGTCCTGAATATTGTTGCGTCTCGGATGCAGCGCTACGACATCCCAATGAATTTCATTCAATGGGGACCGCGATGACCGACGGTCGTTCCTGGCAGGGCAATTGGAAGGCCCGCCTTTATGATCGTGTGCGCGAACGCGGCTTCAGCTCGCTGACCGCCTTCGCCGAGGCGCGGCCTGCTGTCTCGCTAAGACAGCTCGCCGAAGAACTTGGCAAGGATGACATTGCTGGGGTGCAGGTCCTGGGCGGATTGCATGCCGAGGCGGAGCAGCGCAATCAGGTCACACGTTTTGTGCGTGACGTGCTCGTGCGTGAACTCTCCGAGAGCCTCCCTCATGGCTGGCCGGCCGTGATGGATGACGGGTCTCGTTTCCAGGTCGCGAAGGCGCTCGGCTGCTGGTCCGCTGACACCCCTGATACGCACAAAGAGCGGGTCAAACAGGCCCGGGCCGCCCTTCGCGTGAGTCCTCCGCCTCCGGGCTGGCGCCCGCTGGGCCCTGACGACGAACTGCTCCGCACGCTCCTCCCCGACGACGAAGCGTGACTGCTTGCGCGTATCCCCCGGCGGCGTGGCCACCGCTTCACGCCCCAGCTCCAGCATCGTGGCGCTCTCCGAAGGATCCGGGCGCTTGTCTCGCAGCGTGACGAACTCCTCCGCCGCCGTGGGGTGGATGCCCACCGCTGTCCTTTTCTATGTCCCAACATCCAGTGCGAGTGTCAGCCATGCGGCCACGGCTCGCACCTGGGGACGTGGCGGGGAGAGGCTTTGAGCCGAGACAATTGCCTCCGCTGCTCAACCTGGAGGTCGCAACTTGCTGAGACTGACGAAGTGGACGGCTGCGATGGGAGCGCTGTTGCTGGCCGTGGGCTGCGGGCCGATGGAACCCGAGGAGCGGCAGCCGGTGAACGAGCAACCCATCCAGCAACCGGCGGAAGAGCGGACCGTCAGTGAACAGGGCCTGCAGGAGTTTGCCCAGTGTATTACCGACGGACTGGTCGTGGTCGAGCTCAACCAAATCATCTGCCTTACCGGGTGCGTTGCGACTGTCACCGATCCGGATCTCCTGGTCGCATGCCTCGGCACCTGCAGCCTCGTTGTCGACCCCACCGTCATCGTGACCTGTCGCAATCAGCTTTGATGGAGTGATGGAGGGGAGGGAGATGGCCTGCGAATCCAGAGGCCATCTTCCTCCATCGCCTCATCCCCGCTGATCCCCCGGAGGCGTGGCCACCACCTCGCGCCCCAGCTCCAGCATCGTGGCGCTCTCCGACGGATCCGGGCGCTTGTCCCGCAGCGTGACGAACTCCTCCGCCGCCGTGGGGTGGATGCCCACCGTGGCGTCGAGCTGCTTCTTCGTCACGCCGCACTTCAGCGCCACCGCGAGCCCCTGGATGATCTCCGGCGCGTCCGCTCCCACCATGTGGAAGCCCAGCACGCGCTCCGTGCCTCGCTCCACCACCACCTTCATCATCGACCGCTCATCCCGGCCCGTCAGCGTGTGCTTCATGGGCCGGAAGCTGGAGACGTAGACGTCCACCTTGCCGTGGCGCTCCATCGCCTCGCGCTCCGTGAGCCCCACCGTGCCCACGGGCGGCTGGCTGAAGACCGCGGACGGGACGTTCTGGTGGTCCATCGTCACCGGGTTGTTCCGGTACAGCGTCTCCACCATCGCGCGCCCCTCCGCGATGGCCACCGGCGTGAGGTTCAGCCGGTCCGTCACGTCTCCCACCGCGTAGATGCTCTCCACCGACGAGCGCGACTGCGCGTCCACCACCACCGCGCCGCGCTCGTTCAGCTTCACGCCCGCCTCTTCCAGGCCCAGGCCCTGCGTGTTGGGCACCCGGCCGGTGGAGTACAGGACCGCGTCCACCTCCAGCGTTTCCCCCATGCGCGTCAGCAGGCTGAGCGTGCCGTCCTCGCGCTTCTCGATGTCCTGGACGAAGGTCTCCGGTCGGATGTCCACGCCCTTCTTGCGCATCTCCTGCGTCAGCGCCGCGCGGATGTCGTTGTCGAAGCCGCGCAGCACCGTGTCGCCTCGGATCAGCATCGTCACCTTCACGCCCAGCGCCGCGAAGATGCCCGCGAACTCCACGCCGATGTAGCCGCCTCCCACCACCGCCACCCGGCGCGGCAGCTCGGGGCGCTCCAGCGCCTGCTCGGACGTGAGCGCGTGCTCGATGCCCGTCACCTCCGGCAGGTAGGGCCGCCCGCCCGTGGCCACCAGGATGCGCTCCGCCGTGTAGCGCTTGCCCGCGACCTCCACCGTGTGCGCGTCCACCACCCGGCCCCGGCCCTCCACCAGCGTCACGCCCGCGTCGCGCAAGAGCCGCCCGTAGATGCCCGTCAGCCGGTCCAGCTCCTTCGCCTTCACCGCCTGGAGCTTCTTCCAGTCCAGCGCGGGGCCGTTCGCCGTCCAGCCGTAGCCGGCCGCGTCCTCGAAGTCGTAGCGGTAGTGCGCCGCGTACACGAGCAGCTTCTTGGGCACGCACCCGCGCAGCACGCACGTGCCGCCCACGCGCCCCTCCTCGCAGATGGCCACCTTCGCGCCGGAGGCTCCCGCTCGCCGGCTGGCCGCCACGCCACCCGACCCCGCGCCCACTGTGAACAAGTCGAAGTCGTAGCCCGCCATCCGGTGTCCTCCCTCACGTCAAAAGTGATGTTTCAGCGCTCCAGAGGGAAGGAACCCTGCCGGGCCCCGCCCGCCGGGCTGCTCCCCAGGGTCCGAAGCGCCTCCTGCTTCGGCTGCCCCCGATACATTCAATCCCCCTCCCGCACGAGAAGGGGAGATATCCTTACCGCGCGTAAGGGCGGCTCCCCCTCATGTCTCACCCCCCCTCCTGTCAGACCCCCCCCCGGGCGGATGCCCCGGATGCCGACACGTCACCGGGCATGGATCCAGAAGTCGTCGGTCGCCGGTACCGAATCCTCGACCTGCTGGGGCGCGGCGGCGCGGGCACCGTGTGGCGCGCGCAGGACGGCCTTTCAGGCCCCGTGGCCCTCAAGCGGCTGCACAAGACGGTGGCGGACCTGGCGCGGCGGCCCGGCCGGGGCACCCCTTCCGCGTTCGCCACGCAGGGCATGGCGCTGTCGCTGGCCCACGAGTTCCAGACGCTGGTGTCGCTGCG
The sequence above is drawn from the Corallococcus sp. NCRR genome and encodes:
- a CDS encoding EcsC family protein is translated as MSKPLEVVNAVLDAGFEGLGPLCSATALADEYLRDTRYAHHEARVDSLIHWETGKLFTTGFVSGLGGLLTLPVSLPAGLGVSWAVQARLVGAIARIHGHDVEEDRVRTLTLLAIVGDIGKEVVKQAGIEISQHLGMRALEAVPKQALSSINRAVGFRLVSKASQKGVVNLSKVVPLAGGLVGGAVDALACRAVGATARRLFSPGPGALVPVSPG
- a CDS encoding ABC transporter substrate-binding protein; the encoded protein is MGRLLVLLAALGLCVGGCRRSSDEAGTGGRTRIVFKFQPLWGDPKPFRELLAQYERANPDVELVTEALPNASDLAHQFFLTSLQGGATDFDVLVADVVWVPEFARAGWVADLSEEFPPERLREEFLPGPVDAVVMNGRTYAVPWYVDVGVLYYRTDLVPRAPRTYEELRRFTRDAMAKSPGIQGYVWQGRQYEGLTCNVYEAIWGHGGQSLGADGRVLLETEPAREALAYLHGLIADGLSPQTVTGFGEEESRRVFQEGRAVFMRNWPYAWSEAQAEGSPIRGKVGIAPLPTKDGQPGWGTLGGWQLAVNAHVSPARRKAAARLIAHLTSPEANRVLALHYARNPPRLALYDDPQLRAEEPFIASLKEALVRARPRPVTPYYLLIADVLQSEFSAAVAGLRTPEVSLTRAQKQVDHLTGEQPPEVE
- a CDS encoding carbohydrate ABC transporter permease, encoding MRAVGSQARERRQAYLLVAPAVLVLAVVALYPVLAAMWLSLHRFILVFGERRFTGLENYVYLMGDARFWSALGNTAYFTAVAVTVELLLAVPLALLLNRAFPGRGLLRASVLVPWAIPTVVSARLWAWMFNPDYGLINRLLGGAEVNWLGAPGYALHAAILVDVWKTTPFVALLVLAGLQGIPEDLYKAARVDGASGWRQFRSITIPLLKPALLLAVLFRSLDAFRVFDAIYVLTEGGPANTTETLSIYAYKTLMRSGDFGYGSTLSVATFLCVVLLAVVWLRWLGREEGRR
- a CDS encoding carbohydrate ABC transporter permease codes for the protein MKRPGLGTALAVVAFLTFFLGPFLWQVLTSLWPDGELTRPWPSHLTGANYESVLFGRPFLWAVLNSLVVATLTTVFCLTVGASAAFALAKLEFRGRGLLLSAALGVSMFPPIATVSPLYLILNAVGLRDSLVGLALPYTTFALPLTLWVLTSFFRQLPDELYRAARVDGCTPVGAFRRVLLPLAAPGLATTAILVFIFAWNEFLYALTFLSTPEKRTVPVAISLFASEYKEPWGEIAAASVVATLPLVVLTVLFQRRIVSGLTAGAVKE
- a CDS encoding NAD(P)-binding oxidoreductase, with the translated sequence MSSAAPRHLFVAGATGATGRTLMRQALAQGISVTPHVRPRSAGTEPACHWPKKAVLELADGPALVEAMKGSTTVLQLIGTMRKRFAAGDTYETSDIGTTRQLVDAAKAAGVDHFILLTSVGAGSPVGAYLKAKAEAERIVRESGIPYTMVRPPALEGEYHAPPGILHTLGKLPLLHKLKPMHLDQLAAVLLRIAERRAPLDTALEDKRLWAEVEAVRP
- a CDS encoding phospholipase D-like domain-containing protein; this translates as MGALLLAGCPSACNTKESSRPFQLTGQVGSRGAGFASALYQTTGVRMEPRNRIRWANNGAVFDVMVEEIGRARASIHIVMFIWRPGRASDRMIEALAERAKKGVHCRVLVDPLGSGPFETEVKPRLEAAGCEAHLFRPLPADENLARNHRKIVVVDGKVAITGGLAIQDEWLGDARNEKEWRDTNVRVQGPVVAQLQQAFAENWQESTGELLPQSDFPTLSVEQPGLDAAGEGWAAFVSSTANPEVTRAERLTQLMVKAAKKRLWISQAYFTPNDALTALLVEKARAGVDVRVLAPGDKNDQRAITVLQRQTYDTLRAAGVRLWEYQPSMMHAKTMLVDDRLVLVGSINYDALSFNLLEEGSLVLEDMEAARQLEAIFLDDLTKAREVQAEQANR
- a CDS encoding YciI family protein — translated: MARYLMLLHENPATFAAMSPAELQAIVEEYARWSDGLLQEGRLLQGEKLRDEGGRRLKPQGGQVLVSDGPYAEVKDVVGGLFILSADSYDAAVALARTCPHLRYGGEVELRAIEEV